A part of Caretta caretta isolate rCarCar2 chromosome 1, rCarCar1.hap1, whole genome shotgun sequence genomic DNA contains:
- the LOC142071015 gene encoding uncharacterized protein LOC142071015: protein MQSSSAQVTMMESQNRKRAPAWTEREVRDLIAVWGEESVLSELRSSFRNAKTFVKISQGMKDRGHNRDPKQCRVKLKELRQAYQKTREANGRSGSEPQTCRFYDELHAILGGSATTTPAVLFDSFNGDGGNKEAGFGDEEYDDDEEVVDSSQQASGETGFPDSQELFLTLDLEPVPPEPTQGCLLDPAGGEGTSAACVSMITGSSPSQRLLKLRKKKKRTRDDMFSELTLTLLLHQSGVYYYRTTWDHSSYEMETPVLEAILIPK from the exons atgcagagctcatcagcacaggtgaccatgatggagtcccagaatcgcaaaagagctccagcatggactgaacgggaggtacgggatctgatcgctgtttggggagaggaatccgtgctatcagaactccgttccagttttcgaaatgccaaaacctttgtcaaaatctcccagggcatgaaggacagaggccataacagggacccaaagcagtgccgcgtgaaactgaaggagctgaggcaagcctaccaaaaaactagagaggcgaacggccgctccgggtcagagccccaaacatgccgcttctatgatgagctgcatgccattttagggggttcagccaccactaccccagccgtgttgtttgactccttcaatggagatggaggcaataaggaagcaggttttggggacgaagaatatgatgatgatgaggaggttgtagatagctcacagcaagcaagcggagaaaccggttttcccgacagccaggaactgtttctcaccctggacctggagccagtaccccccgaacccacccaaggctgcctcctggacccagcaggcggagaagggacctctg ctgcatgtgtttcaatgatcacaggatcttctccttcccagaggctactgaagcttagaaagaaaaaaaaacgcactcgcgatgacatgttctccgagctcacgct AACACTACTGTTGCATCAGTCAGGAGTGTATTACTACCGTACAACATGGGATCATAGCAGTTATGAGATGGAAACACCAGTATTAGAGGCCATCCTCATACCAAAGTGA